A single Pan paniscus chromosome 21, NHGRI_mPanPan1-v2.0_pri, whole genome shotgun sequence DNA region contains:
- the CYP24A1 gene encoding 1,25-dihydroxyvitamin D(3) 24-hydroxylase, mitochondrial isoform X2 gives MSSPISKSRSLAAFLQQLRSPRQPPRLVTSTAYTSPQPREVPVCPLTTGGETQNAAALPGPTRWPLLGSLLQILWKGGLKKQHDTLVEYHKKYGKIFRMKLGSFESVHLGSPCLLEALYRTESAYPQRLEIKPWKAYRDYREEGYGLLILEGEDWQRVRSAFQKKLMKPGEVMKLDNKINEVLADFMGRIDELCDERGHIEDLYSELNKWSFESICLVLYEKRFGLLQKNAGDEAVNFIMAIKTMMSTFGRMMVTPVELHKSLNTKVWQDHTLAWDTIFKSVKACIDNRLEKYSQQPSADFLCDIYHQNRLSKKELYAAVTELQLAAVETTANSLMWILYNLSRNPQVQQKLLKEIQSVLPENQVPRAEDLRNMPYLKACLKESMRLTPSIPFTTRTLDKATVLGEYALPKGIVRKYDIQATDNEPVEMLHSGTLVPSRELPIAFCQR, from the exons ATGAGCTCCCCCATCAGCAAGAGCCGCTCGCTTGCCGCCTTCCTGCAGCAGCTGCGCAGTCCGAGGCAGCCCCCGAGACTGGTGACATCTACGGCGTACACGTCCCCTCAGCCGCGAGAGGTGCCAGTCTGCCCGCTGACAACTGGTGGCGAGACTCAGAACGCGGCTGCCCTGCCGGGCCCCACCAGGTGGCCACTGCTGGGCAGCCTGCTGCAGATTCTCTGGAAAGGGGGGCTCAAGAAACAGCACGACACCCTG GTGGAGTACCACAAGAAGTATGGCAAGATTTTCCGCATGAAGTTGGGTTCCTTTGAGTCGGTGCACCTGGGCTCGCCATGCCTGCTGGAAGCGCTGTACCGCACCGAGAGCGCCTACCCGCAGCGGCTGGAGATCAAACCGTGGAAGGCCTATCGCGACTACCGCGAAGAAGGCTACGGGCTGCTGATCCT GGAAGGGGAAGACTGGCAGCGGGTCCGGAGTGCCTTTCAAAAGAAACTAATGAAACCAGGGGAAGTGATGAAGCTGGACAACAAAATCAATGAG GTCTTGGCTGATTTTATGGGCAGAATAGATGAGCTCTGTGATGAAAGAGGCCACATTGAAGACTTGTACAGCGAACTGAACAAATGGTCGTTTGAAA GTATCTGCCTCGTGTTGTATGAGAAGAGATTTGGGCTTCTCCAGAAGAATGCAGGGGATGAAGCTGTGAACTTCATCATGGCCATCAAAACA aTGATGAGCACGTTTGGGAGGATGATGGTCACTCCAGTCGAGCTGCACAAGAGCCTCAACACCAAGGTCTGGCAGGACCACACTCTGGCCTGGGACACCATTTTCAAATCAG TCAAAGCTTGTATCGACAACCGGTTAGAGAAGTATTCTCAGCAGCCTAGTGCAGATTTCCTTTGTGACATTTATCACCAGAATCGGCTTTCAAAGAAAGAATTGTATGCTGCTGTCACAGAGCTCCAGCTGGCTGCGGTGGAAACG ACAGCAAACAGTCTAATGTGGATTCTCTACAATTTATCCCGTAATCCCCAAGTGCAACAAAAGCTTCTTAAGGAAATTCAAAGTGTATTACCTGAGAATCAGGTGCCACGGGCAGAAGATTTGAGGAATATGCCGTATTTAAAAGCCTGTCTGAAAGAATCTATGAG gCTTACGCCGAGTATACCATTTACAACTCGGACTCTTGACAAGGCAACAGTTCTGGGTGAATATGCTTTACCCAAAGGA ATTGTCCGCAAATATGACATCCAGGCCACAGACAATGAGCCTGTTGAGATGCTACACTCAGGCACCCTGGTGCCCAGCCGGGAGCTCCCCATCGCGTTTTGCCAGCGATAA
- the CYP24A1 gene encoding 1,25-dihydroxyvitamin D(3) 24-hydroxylase, mitochondrial isoform X1 produces the protein MSSPISKSRSLAAFLQQLRSPRQPPRLVTSTAYTSPQPREVPVCPLTTGGETQNAAALPGPTRWPLLGSLLQILWKGGLKKQHDTLVEYHKKYGKIFRMKLGSFESVHLGSPCLLEALYRTESAYPQRLEIKPWKAYRDYREEGYGLLILEGEDWQRVRSAFQKKLMKPGEVMKLDNKINEVLADFMGRIDELCDERGHIEDLYSELNKWSFESICLVLYEKRFGLLQKNAGDEAVNFIMAIKTMMSTFGRMMVTPVELHKSLNTKVWQDHTLAWDTIFKSVKACIDNRLEKYSQQPSADFLCDIYHQNRLSKKELYAAVTELQLAAVETTANSLMWILYNLSRNPQVQQKLLKEIQSVLPENQVPRAEDLRNMPYLKACLKESMRLTPSIPFTTRTLDKATVLGEYALPKGTVLMLNTQVLGSSEDNFEDSSQFRPERWLQEKEKINPFAHLPFGIGKRMCIGRRLAELQLHLALCWIVRKYDIQATDNEPVEMLHSGTLVPSRELPIAFCQR, from the exons ATGAGCTCCCCCATCAGCAAGAGCCGCTCGCTTGCCGCCTTCCTGCAGCAGCTGCGCAGTCCGAGGCAGCCCCCGAGACTGGTGACATCTACGGCGTACACGTCCCCTCAGCCGCGAGAGGTGCCAGTCTGCCCGCTGACAACTGGTGGCGAGACTCAGAACGCGGCTGCCCTGCCGGGCCCCACCAGGTGGCCACTGCTGGGCAGCCTGCTGCAGATTCTCTGGAAAGGGGGGCTCAAGAAACAGCACGACACCCTG GTGGAGTACCACAAGAAGTATGGCAAGATTTTCCGCATGAAGTTGGGTTCCTTTGAGTCGGTGCACCTGGGCTCGCCATGCCTGCTGGAAGCGCTGTACCGCACCGAGAGCGCCTACCCGCAGCGGCTGGAGATCAAACCGTGGAAGGCCTATCGCGACTACCGCGAAGAAGGCTACGGGCTGCTGATCCT GGAAGGGGAAGACTGGCAGCGGGTCCGGAGTGCCTTTCAAAAGAAACTAATGAAACCAGGGGAAGTGATGAAGCTGGACAACAAAATCAATGAG GTCTTGGCTGATTTTATGGGCAGAATAGATGAGCTCTGTGATGAAAGAGGCCACATTGAAGACTTGTACAGCGAACTGAACAAATGGTCGTTTGAAA GTATCTGCCTCGTGTTGTATGAGAAGAGATTTGGGCTTCTCCAGAAGAATGCAGGGGATGAAGCTGTGAACTTCATCATGGCCATCAAAACA aTGATGAGCACGTTTGGGAGGATGATGGTCACTCCAGTCGAGCTGCACAAGAGCCTCAACACCAAGGTCTGGCAGGACCACACTCTGGCCTGGGACACCATTTTCAAATCAG TCAAAGCTTGTATCGACAACCGGTTAGAGAAGTATTCTCAGCAGCCTAGTGCAGATTTCCTTTGTGACATTTATCACCAGAATCGGCTTTCAAAGAAAGAATTGTATGCTGCTGTCACAGAGCTCCAGCTGGCTGCGGTGGAAACG ACAGCAAACAGTCTAATGTGGATTCTCTACAATTTATCCCGTAATCCCCAAGTGCAACAAAAGCTTCTTAAGGAAATTCAAAGTGTATTACCTGAGAATCAGGTGCCACGGGCAGAAGATTTGAGGAATATGCCGTATTTAAAAGCCTGTCTGAAAGAATCTATGAG gCTTACGCCGAGTATACCATTTACAACTCGGACTCTTGACAAGGCAACAGTTCTGGGTGAATATGCTTTACCCAAAGGA ACAGTGCTCATGCTAAATACCCAGGTGTTGGGATCCAGTGAAGACAATTTTGAAGATTCAAGTCAGTTTAGACCTGAACGTTGGCTTcaggagaaggaaaaaattaatccTTTTGCGCATCTTCCATTTGGCATTGGAAAAAGAATGTGCATTGGTCGCCGATTAGCAGAGCTTCAACTGCATTTGGCTCTTTGTTGG ATTGTCCGCAAATATGACATCCAGGCCACAGACAATGAGCCTGTTGAGATGCTACACTCAGGCACCCTGGTGCCCAGCCGGGAGCTCCCCATCGCGTTTTGCCAGCGATAA